Part of the Variovorax paradoxus B4 genome, GCTGCGCTATTGCCGCGGCATCGACCGCTGCGACGAGGCGGCCCTGCGCTCGGCCTACTGGGAGGACGCCACGGACTGCCACGGCGCCTGGAACGGCAGCGCCACCGGCTTCATCGCGCAGGCGCTGCCCAGGCTGCGGCAGGGCGGACGCCGCGTCCACCAGATCACCAACGTGCTGATCGAGCTGCACGGCGATGCCGCGGCGGTGGAAAGCAGCTTCTTCGCACTGCAGGCCACGGCCGCACAGCCCGATCGCGAGACTTTCCTGTGCGGCCGCTACGCGGACCGCTTCGAGCGCCGTGGCGGCGAATGGCGCGTGGCCGCGCGCACGGTGATCTATGACTGGATCGAGGAGCGCACGCGGTCCGAGCTGACGCAGGACGATGCCGCCCTGTTCGGCGCGCGCCAGCCGGTCGGCGGCGCGGCGCCGCACGACGCCGTGTATGCGCTGCTGCGCGAAGTGCGGGGCTCGTGATGGCGACCGCCCTGGTCACCGGCGCTGGCGCCGGCATCGGCCGCGCCACGGCGCTGGGCCTTGCGCGCGCGGGATGGCGCTGCGTCCTGGTCGACGCGGATGCGGGTGGGCTGCAGCGCCTCGAAGCCCTCTGGCCCACCGAGGCCGAGCGGCCCCTGAGCCTGGTGGCCGACCTGACGGATGCCACCCGGATCGAGCACCTGGGGCAGGAGGTCCCGCCGCTCGACGCACTGATCAACAACGCGGGCCTGTCGGCCGGCGGCGCCGAAGCCACGTCCGGCCACGACGACGGCACGGCCGCACGCCTGCTGGCGCTCAACCTGGCGGCTCCGGCGCGCATGGTGCAGGCCTGTGCGCCGCAGCTGCGGCCGGGTGCGCGCATCGTCAACCTGGCGTCCGGCGCGGGCCTGCGGGCCATTCCGTGGCGCGGGCTCTACAGCCCCAGCAAGGCCGGCCTGATTGCCCAGGGCCGGGCGCTGGCGCTAGCCCGGCCCGACTGGACGGTGACCACACTGGCACCGGGCTTCGTGCGAACCGAACTCGTGCAGCGCCTGATCGATGGCGGCCGGCTGAACCCGGCGCAGGCGGTGTCGAAGATCCCCATGGGCCGGATGGCCGAGCCCGAGGACATGGCCGAGGCGCTGTGCTTTCTGGCCAGCCCGGGGGCGCGCGTGCTCACCGGGCAACTGCTGGTGCTGGATGGCGGCTCCTCCGTCTGCGGCGGCAGCCAGCCATTGCCGCCATCCGAGCATCCGCCTCTGCCGTTCGAGGCGCCGCTTCAGCCGCATTGCGAGTCGGTGCGCGAGCCGGCCTGGCGGACCGCACTGGACGCGTGGGCGCTTTCGCATGCAGACCGCGCCGGCAGACAGGGCTACCCGGGCGTCATCGACGGCCGCGCACTGGATGCGCAGCCCGGCGCGCAGCTCGATGCCGTGCTCCACGCAGCCCGCTGCTTCCGGTCGCGCCATGCGGCGCTGGCCAGCCTCACGCTGCTGCTGCCCCGGCCCGCACCGGAACTCCCCTGGGCGCTGGCCGGCGACGCCGAAGCAGCCCGCATGCTGGTGGCCACGCTGGCCGCCGAATGGGGTGCGCGCGCGCTGCGCATCAACGCGCTGGAACTGCCGCCCGGCCTCGCGCCGGATGCCTGCCTGCCGCTGCTCGGCTACCTCGCCGGTCCACGCGCGCAGTTCCTGACCGGGCAGGTGCTGCGGCCCGGCGCCGGCACGGCCGAGCCCTGGACCAAAGACAAGGAGACCCAAGCATGATCGAAACCGTCATTTCCCGCCGCAGCCTGCTGGCCGGCGCAGGCCTGCTCGTCCTGCAAGCACCGCTGCGCGCCAACGAAGCCGGCGCCTGGCCGGCACGCCCCATCCGCATGGTCGTGTCAGGCCCTGCGGGCGCAGGTTCGGACATCTTCGCGCGCCTGCTGGCCGTGCCGCTGCAGCAGGCCCTCAAGCAGCCCGTGGTCGTGGACAACAAGCCGGGCGCCAACGGCCTGATCGGCAACGACACCGTCGCCAAGGCGCCGCACGATGGCTACACCATCCTGCTGTCGCCGTCCTCGGCCATTGCCATCAACCCGGTCATCCAGCCGAAGATGCCCTACGACGCCCAAGCAGACTTGCTGCCCATTGCCCAGGTCGGCTCCGCAGGCATCCTGCTGGTAGCGAACCCGGCCACGGGCATCAAGACGCTGGCGGATCTGGTGCGCCATGCCAAGGCCAACCCCGGCAAGCTGGCCTATGGCTCCTGGGGCAGCGGATCGACCGGCCACCTGGTGATGGAGGGCATCAAGGCCCAGTACGGCATGGACATGGTGCACGTGCCCTACAAGGGCGTTTCGCCGCTGCTGAGCGACTTGCTGGGCAACAGCATCGGCGTGGGCTTCGTCGACATCGCTTCGCCGGTGCCCCACATCCGCAGCGGCAAGCTGCTGGCGCTGGGCTGCACGGGCTCCGCTCGCGGGCCGGCGCTGCCCGATGTGCCCACGCTGACCGAGCAGGGCTACCGCTTCGATGCGGACGGCTGGTACGGCGTCTTTGCGCCGGCCGGCACACCGCGCGAGGTGGTCGTGCGCCTGAACCAGGAGATCAACCGCATCCTCTCGACCGACGAGATCATCCAGAAATTCGCCGTGCAGAACATGCCGCGCCCGCCGATCAAGGACGCAGACCAGTTTGCGGCCACGGTGCGCCGCGACCTCGCGGCCTGGCAGTCTCTGGCCAAGGTCGCGAAGCTGCGGCTCGATTGAGCGTTGGCGGCATCGCCTGCCGCAGGCGCTTGAACTACCTGGTTGCGGCCTTGCGCCCGCGCAAGGCCGCCCGCTTCGGCACGCTGTCTCCATAGGCTTGCCACCACGCGGCCAGCGCCTGCATCGTCGGCCCGAGCGCACGCGCCTTGGCCGTCATCTCGTATTCGACGCGGGGCGGCACTTCCGCGAACACGGTGCGCGACACCAGGCCATCCTTCTCGAGCTCGCGCAGCTGCGCCGTCAGCATGTGCTGGGTGATGCCGGGAATGGCTTTTCGCAGCTCCCCGAAGCGGTAGATGCGCTGGTTGAGCAGCCACATGATTTCCAGCTTCCATTTGCCCGAGAGCAGCGCGAATGCGCGGCGCATTTCCTCGTGCATGTCGATCTTGCTGCCGCCCTTGGTCTGCTTTTCCATACTAAGCATTATTTTTTCATCCTACTTGCGGGCTTTCATGTTAGGCGACATCCTTGCCGCAAGTCGATGCAATCACGCTCGCTTTGGAAAAAAACCTCATGACTGGAAATTACTCGTACTGGACCAGCACGACGCTGCTGTCCCTGCTTTATCTGGCTTCTGCAACCATGTACATCGCCAGGAGGGACTGGGTTCGCCGGGCCCTCGCCGACCTGGGCTACCCCGGCTATCTTGTGCCGATGCTCACCGCCGTGAAGATCCTCGCGGTGGCCGCCATCCTGTCGCGCGTCAGCGTGGCTCTGAGCGATCTGGCCTATGCCGGCGTGCTTTTTCACCTGCTGCTGTCCGCGTCGGCACACGTGGGTGTCCGCAAGCCCGGCGGCGCGCTGCCGGCAGCGGTGGGCCTCGTGCTGCTGGTCGTCTCGTTCGCGACGCAGAACGCCACCCGCGACATTCCGTCGCCTTACGCCCCGGCCGGCAATGTGGTGGCCGCGCACGGCAATATCGGCATCCCCGCGACACAGGACCAGTGAAAATCCATGGCATTCCTTCCCGTCACTTCGCTGTTCGCGGCAGCCTTTGCCGTCGCGCTGGTCGCTCTCTCGGTTCCTGTCACGCTGCGTCGCGTCAAGGTCGGCGTTCTGATAGGCGAGGGCACGGACGAGCCACTGCGCCGGCGCATCAGGGCGCAGGGCAACTTCGTGGAATATGTGCCCTTGGCACTCATCGCCCTGGGCCTGGTGGAAGCGCAAGCAGCGCCGGCCTGGATGCTCCCGGCGATGGGAGGCGTGCTCGGCTTCGGGCGGCTGCTGCATGCGATCGGCATGTTGCGCGATGTTGCGGCGCTGCGTGGCTTCGGGATGATCCTCACCTACTTGGCCCTGGTCTCGGCGGCAGCTCGTCTGCTGGTGAATGCCGCCTCTTGACGAACGACAAGTTGTTCAAGGCGGATTTCGAAGGATGCCCACGCAATCGGTTGCGCATTTCGCTGGATTTCTTGCCTGATCCTATGGCTTCGATCCTCTTTTGTAGAGGGAGATTTGCCTGGCGAGTTAGAGTCTTCCGCGGAGGCTCCAGGCAGCATGGCATCCAGACACCACGACACGGCAGCTCAGTGCAGGCCGCCGCAGGAGGCGATGGCGCAGATCATCGGCGCACGGACCCCGCAAACAGGCGACTTCGACACACCCGTACCCGGCCTCGGCTTCTTTCGGCGCGAATCCCCCGCGCCGCCTGCCGTCTGCATGGTCGAGCCGAGCATCGTCCTCGTCGCCCAGGGTGCCAAGCAGATGTGGGTGGGCGGCGAGGCGTATCCCTATGACACCTCGCGATTCCTCATCACCTCATTGGA contains:
- a CDS encoding nuclear transport factor 2 family protein, with the translated sequence MSAPVPGPAALQALLDREAIRDCLLRYCRGIDRCDEAALRSAYWEDATDCHGAWNGSATGFIAQALPRLRQGGRRVHQITNVLIELHGDAAAVESSFFALQATAAQPDRETFLCGRYADRFERRGGEWRVAARTVIYDWIEERTRSELTQDDAALFGARQPVGGAAPHDAVYALLREVRGS
- a CDS encoding SDR family NAD(P)-dependent oxidoreductase, encoding MATALVTGAGAGIGRATALGLARAGWRCVLVDADAGGLQRLEALWPTEAERPLSLVADLTDATRIEHLGQEVPPLDALINNAGLSAGGAEATSGHDDGTAARLLALNLAAPARMVQACAPQLRPGARIVNLASGAGLRAIPWRGLYSPSKAGLIAQGRALALARPDWTVTTLAPGFVRTELVQRLIDGGRLNPAQAVSKIPMGRMAEPEDMAEALCFLASPGARVLTGQLLVLDGGSSVCGGSQPLPPSEHPPLPFEAPLQPHCESVREPAWRTALDAWALSHADRAGRQGYPGVIDGRALDAQPGAQLDAVLHAARCFRSRHAALASLTLLLPRPAPELPWALAGDAEAARMLVATLAAEWGARALRINALELPPGLAPDACLPLLGYLAGPRAQFLTGQVLRPGAGTAEPWTKDKETQA
- a CDS encoding Bug family tripartite tricarboxylate transporter substrate binding protein, with amino-acid sequence MIETVISRRSLLAGAGLLVLQAPLRANEAGAWPARPIRMVVSGPAGAGSDIFARLLAVPLQQALKQPVVVDNKPGANGLIGNDTVAKAPHDGYTILLSPSSAIAINPVIQPKMPYDAQADLLPIAQVGSAGILLVANPATGIKTLADLVRHAKANPGKLAYGSWGSGSTGHLVMEGIKAQYGMDMVHVPYKGVSPLLSDLLGNSIGVGFVDIASPVPHIRSGKLLALGCTGSARGPALPDVPTLTEQGYRFDADGWYGVFAPAGTPREVVVRLNQEINRILSTDEIIQKFAVQNMPRPPIKDADQFAATVRRDLAAWQSLAKVAKLRLD
- a CDS encoding winged helix-turn-helix transcriptional regulator; this translates as MEKQTKGGSKIDMHEEMRRAFALLSGKWKLEIMWLLNQRIYRFGELRKAIPGITQHMLTAQLRELEKDGLVSRTVFAEVPPRVEYEMTAKARALGPTMQALAAWWQAYGDSVPKRAALRGRKAATR
- a CDS encoding DoxX family protein, encoding MPQVDAITLALEKNLMTGNYSYWTSTTLLSLLYLASATMYIARRDWVRRALADLGYPGYLVPMLTAVKILAVAAILSRVSVALSDLAYAGVLFHLLLSASAHVGVRKPGGALPAAVGLVLLVVSFATQNATRDIPSPYAPAGNVVAAHGNIGIPATQDQ
- a CDS encoding MAPEG family protein, whose translation is MAFLPVTSLFAAAFAVALVALSVPVTLRRVKVGVLIGEGTDEPLRRRIRAQGNFVEYVPLALIALGLVEAQAAPAWMLPAMGGVLGFGRLLHAIGMLRDVAALRGFGMILTYLALVSAAARLLVNAAS